In the Malassezia vespertilionis chromosome 3, complete sequence genome, one interval contains:
- the RPS3 gene encoding 40S ribosomal protein S3 (EggNog:ENOG503NU07; COG:J; BUSCO:EOG092647L7): protein MAAAIVSKRRKFVADGVFTAELNEFFTRELAAEGYSGCVVRVNHVRTEIIIRATHTQEVLGDKGRRIRELTSLIRQRYRFPEGSLELYAEKVQNRGLHAVAQCESLRNKLLGGLPVRRAAYGVLRFVMESGAKGCEVIVSGKLRAARAKTMKFTDGLMVHTGQPVKDFVESATRHVLMKQGVLGIKVKIMLGWDPEGRIGRPFPLPDAVTILEPKEEDPVVTPMSESRNQPAAIEPAQGETAPDHQAAAQPVAF from the exons ATGGCCGCTGCTATTGTGtcgaagaggaggaag TTCGTCGCCGACGGTGTCTTTACTGCTGAGCTCAACGAGTTCTTCACTCGCGAGCTTGCAGCCGAGGGTTACTCTGGCTGTGTAGTCCGTGTCAACCACGTCCGCACCGAGATCATTATCCGTGCCACGCACACGCAGGAGGTGCTGGGTGACAAGGGTCGCCGCATCCGCGAGCTTACCTCGCTTATCCGCCAGCGCTACCGCTTCCCCGAGGGCTCGCTTGAGCTCTACGCCGAAAAAGTTCAGAACCGTGGTCTCCACGCAGTTGCCCAGTGTGAGTCTCTGCGCAACAAGCTTCTCGGTGGTCTCCCCGTCCGCCGTGCTGCCTACGgtgtgctgcgctttgTCATGGAGTCTGGCGCCAAGGGTTGCGAAGTGATTGTCTCTGGTAAGCtccgcgctgcgcgcgccaagacgaTGAAGTTTACCGACGGTCTCATGGTCCACACTGGTCAGCCCGTCAAGGACTTTGTGGAGTCTGCTACCCGCCACGTCCTGATGAAGCAGGGTGTGCTCGGCATCAAGGTAAAGATCATGCTTGGCTGGGACCCCGAGGGCCGTATCGGCCGTCCTTTCCCCCTGCCGGACGCGGTCACCATTCTGGAACCCAAGGAGGAGGACCCGGTTGTTACGCCCATGTCCGAGTCGCGCAACCAGCCTGCTGCTATCGAACCGGCGCAAGGCGAGACCGCTCCCGACCAC